A genomic segment from Candidatus Acidulodesulfobacterium acidiphilum encodes:
- the hisC gene encoding histidinol-phosphate transaminase — MPSFNIDNFIKDSVRKLKAYKVTEIDPLQKALKLDANESNYILSKNIKKKYADYIKNTLINLYPDPNSKNLLESVEKFYGISSKNFIFGNGSDELISIILLSLKKDVAVNIPSPSFSMYEIIAEYNDLKVKIIKLNDKNFDLPDNIASNDDKNMKKLYFFSYPNNPTGNHFNRKIIYGLLENKNNLVVVDEAYIFFSDEKSFLNELAKYENLIVLKTFSKIGLAGLRFGLLFSGDKLINEFKKIKLPYNINSLTLSSIEFFLKNFDEFEKNIKKTVKQRKVLYEKLKVLPFIKVYRSDANFLLIKLSNEKYKVKFDNFLNENNIIIRNFTGDMELYYRITVGTAKENKKLADFFIKFSESL; from the coding sequence GTTTAATATAGATAATTTTATTAAAGACAGCGTCCGCAAGCTAAAAGCCTATAAGGTTACCGAAATAGATCCGCTTCAAAAAGCGTTAAAACTCGACGCAAACGAATCTAATTATATTCTAAGCAAAAATATTAAAAAGAAATATGCCGATTATATAAAAAACACGCTGATAAATCTTTATCCCGACCCTAATTCTAAAAATCTGCTTGAGTCCGTAGAAAAATTTTACGGGATTTCGTCCAAAAATTTTATTTTCGGCAACGGTTCCGATGAACTGATATCTATTATTCTGCTTAGTTTAAAAAAAGACGTCGCTGTCAATATACCTTCGCCTTCTTTTTCAATGTATGAAATTATAGCTGAATATAACGATTTAAAGGTAAAAATAATAAAATTAAACGATAAAAATTTTGATTTACCAGATAATATTGCATCAAACGACGATAAAAACATGAAAAAATTATATTTTTTCAGCTATCCCAATAATCCTACGGGCAATCATTTTAACCGCAAAATCATATACGGTCTTTTGGAAAACAAAAACAACTTAGTCGTAGTGGATGAAGCATATATATTTTTTTCCGACGAAAAGTCTTTTTTAAATGAACTGGCGAAGTATGAAAATTTAATAGTTTTAAAAACTTTTTCTAAAATAGGGCTTGCAGGATTAAGATTCGGACTGCTTTTTTCAGGCGATAAACTTATAAACGAATTTAAAAAAATAAAATTACCCTATAATATAAATTCTTTAACATTGAGTTCCATAGAATTTTTTTTAAAAAATTTCGACGAATTTGAAAAAAATATAAAAAAGACTGTAAAACAAAGAAAAGTTTTATATGAAAAATTAAAAGTTTTGCCTTTTATTAAAGTTTATCGTTCCGACGCAAATTTTTTACTTATAAAACTTAGTAACGAAAAATATAAGGTTAAATTCGATAATTTTTTAAACGAGAATAATATAATAATAAGAAATTTTACCGGCGATATGG